The Mesorhizobium sp. INR15 region GCAATCGACGACGGCGCCATCGGCGCGGTCGAAATGGTCACCATCACTTCGCGTGATCCGGGCGCGCCGCCGATCGACTACATCAAGCGCTCGGGCGGCATTTTCCGCGACATGACCATCCATGATTTCGACATGGCGCGCTTCCTGCTTGGCGAGGAACCGGTTGCCGTCAGCGCCCACGCTTCGGTGCTGGTCGACAAGAAGATCGGCGAGGCCGGCGATTTTGACAGCGTCAGCGTCATCCTCGAAACCGCTTCGGGTAAACAGGCCGTCATCTCCAACTCGCGGCGCGCCACCTATGGTTACGACCAGCGCATCGAAGTGCATGGCTCTAAAGGCATGGTCGCCGCCGAGAACCAGCGGCCGGTGTCGATCGAGCTGGCGAATGAGAAGGGCTATACGCGCCCGCCGCTGCACGACTTCTTCATGACCCGCTATCTCGACGCCTATGCCCTCGAGATCGCCGCCTTCATCACCGCGGCAACCTCCGGCAAGAAGGCATCGCCAAGCGGAGCCGACGGGCTCGTCGCGCTGAAGCTGGCTGATGCCGCGCTGAAGTCGGCGACGACAGGCAAGACCGTCCGTCTCGACAAGTAAGAGCACCAGTTACAGGAGCAGAGCGATGAGCGGATCCGCCGATCGCAATTCACAGACGCGCGCCATCGTCACCGGCGGTGCGCAAGGCATCGGCTTTGCCGTCGCCGAGGCCCTGGCCGACGAGGGCTGCCGGGCGCTGGCGCTCATTGGCCGCTCTCAGGAGAAGGGCGACAAGGCCGTCGCCCATTTCAAGAAGGCGGGCGTCGACGCGATCTTCATCAGTGCCGATGTCTCCAAGGTTGCCGACTGCAAGCGGGCCGTCGAAACGGCGGTCAGCCATTTCGGCACCATCAACGCGCTGGTCAACGCCGCCGCCACCTCGGCGCGCGGTTCGCTGGTCGAAACCAGCGAAGAGCTTTTCGACACGATCTTCGCCACCAATGTGCGCGGTCCCTTTTTCCTGATGCAAGGCGTCGTGGCGCATCTGCTGGCAAAAAAGGCGCCCGGCTCGATCGTCAATGTGCTGTCGATGTCGGCGCATTGTGGCCAGTCGTTCCTGACGCCCTACTCCACCAGCAAGGGTGCGCTGATGACACTGACCAAGAACGTCGCCAACGCCTATCGGCACAGTCGCATCCGCTGCAACGCCGTGCTGCCCGGCTGGATGGACACGGAAGGCGAGGATATCGTGCAGAAGAAGTGGCACGACGCGCCCGACGACTGGCTGCAGAAGGCCGAAGCCGCGCAACCGATGGGCCAGCTGGTGAAGCCGGACCAGTTGGCGCGGCTGATCAGCTACATGGTCAGCCCGCAGGCCGGCGTCATGACCGGGTCGCTGGTCGACTATGACCAGAGCATCGCCGGATCGTCGCCGGAGTAGCGGCAGCCGAATAGTCTCATGTCCGGAATCGTTTCGGCCGTGCGGCGGCCGAAACGACCGGAAACGTCAATGCCAGCATGACCGGCCGGTGGGCATCTGGGCTCTAAAAGGCCCTGTTGCCCAGGCATTGCCATTCCCATATAGTCAAGATAGTCACCATAGTCATGGGATTGAAATGCTGTTTGCGCCCAAGGATACCAATTGGACGGTCGCCGGGGCAAAAGCCCGGCTATCAGAGGTTATCGAGCGCGCGCAGTCCTCGCCGCAGACGATCACCAGAAACGGCAAGCCAAGCGTGGTTGTCGTCTCAGTCGAGGAATGGCAGCGGAAGACCGCGCGCAAGGGTACGCTTGCGGAGTTCCTGCTGGAGTCGCCGCTGCGCGGCGCTGATCTGGACCTTGATCGTCAGCGCGACGAGCCGCGTGATCTGCCGTTGTGAGGTTGCTTCTCGACACGAATGTCCTGTCCGAGGTGACAAGGCCGTCACCGAACACGCGCGTCCTGGAATGGCTGGACGGGCTTGATGAGGACCGCTCATTCATCGGCGTCATATCGGTTGCTGAGATTCGGCGTGGTGTCGCCCTCATGGATGAGGGCCGGAAACGCGAGGCATTGGCCGAATGGCTTGCTCGAGACCTGCCGCAGCGCTTTGAGCAGAGGGTCCTTTCCGTGGATGAACCGGTGGCCTTGGCTTGGGGCGACCTGATGGGCCTTGCGAAGCGCCGGGGTCGCGGTTTGTCGTCGATGGACGGCCTGATCGCAGCCACTGCGATAGCGTGGCAGCTCACCTTGGCAACGCGCAATACGAAGGACTTCGAGGATCTTGGACTTGAACTCCTCGATCCGTGGACTGCATGAACGAGCGCTTCGGGCAGCGCCAGCTGGCTTCGGCGCTGCATCTGGCTTCCGCCGGCCAGGAGCACATCGCGAACTGAGACGGTGCGTCGCCTCATCCGGCACGTGACAAACGCTTCGGCTTCGACTATATGAGCCTGATGATCAACCCGACCGCCTCTTATTGGTACTTTAGCAGCTTGCTGGCGGCGGGAGGATTGCGCTCGATCTGAAGATTGCAGCATCAAAATCCGAACAGCCGCCAGACCTGGCGGCTTTTTTGTTTTCAGCCGGCAGGTCTCCCAAAACATAGTTTTACGCAATTCCGGACGGAAAACCGCAAGGCACTTTTCCTGGAATTGCTCTAACAGGAGCAGAAGCCGTGTTGACCACCACAGACGATCTTCGGGTCAAGGAAATCAGGGAATTGAGTACGCCGGACCAGGTGATGCGGGAGATTCCGCGCACGCTGACGGCGACACGAACCGTTGCCGCGTCCCGCAACGCCATCCACTCCATACTGAACGGCGCCGATGACCGGCTGGTCGTCATCGTCGGCCCGTGTTCGATCCACGACCCAGTCGCCGCCGTGGACTATGCCAGCCGCCTGGCGGCGCTGCGGGAAAGCCTGTCGGACCGGCTCGAAATCGTCATGCGCGTCTATTTCGAGAAGCCGCGCACAACTGTCGGCTGGAAGGGCCTGATCAACGATCCCGACCTCGACGGCAGCTTCAACATCGAGAAGGGGCTGAGGATGGCGCGCAACGTGCTGTCGGCTGTCAACAATCTCGGCCTGCCAGCGGCCACCGAATTCCTCGACATGACCATCCCGCAATACATTGCCGACCTCGTCGCCTGGGGCGCGATCGGCGCGCGCACCACCGAGAGCCAGATCCATCGCGAACTCGCATCCGGCCTGTCCTGCCCGGTCGGCTTCAAGAACGGCACCGACGGCAATCTCAGGATCGCCGCCGAGGCGGTGAAATCGGCCGTGCAGCCACACCACTTCATGGCGGTGACCAAGGGTGGGCGTAGCGCAATCGCGGCGACCACCGGCAATGAAGATTGCCACGTCATCCTGCGCGGCGGTCTTGCGCCCAACTATGACGCGGCGAGCGTCGAGGCGGCCGCGGCCGAACTCAGCCGCATCGGCGTGGCGCCCCGGCTGATGATCGATGTCAGCCACGCCAACAGCCACAAGAAGCCGGAGAACCAGCCCAAGGTGGCGGCGGATGTCGCGGGCCAGATCGCGGCGGGCGACGAGCGCATCATCGGCGTCATGATCGAGAGCAACCTCGTCGCCGGCCGGCAGGACGTCATCCCCGGCAAGCCACTGACCTACGGCCAGAGCATCACCGACGGCTGCATCGACTGGGCGACCACCGAGACCGTGCTGCACGGGCTTGCCGGCGCCGTCGAATGGCGCCGCTCGGTACGCCGGGCGATGATGGAGAACCGCCAGGGAGCCGCCTAAGGCGGCCAGCGATTGCGGCACTGAAGGCGGCGACCTTCCGGATTTCGGACCGGTATCACGCCGCCTTCAAGCCCTCCCAGGCGGTGAAGACGGAAATGGCGAACAGCAGCAATCCGGCGGCGCGGCCGGCAATCGCGGTCGCACGCGGGTTGGCAACCAGAAGGTTGCGGCTGCGGCCGGCTGATATCGCGAGCCCGCCATAGATGGCGAACTGCGTGACGACAGTCAGCAGGCCCATGACGGTCGCCTGCGCCCAGATCGGTCCGTAGTCCGGCTTGAGGAATTGCGGATAGACCGCAAGCACGAACAGATAAGCTTTGGGGTTGATCAGGCAGGTCACCGCCCCCTGCCGAAACGCCTTCCATGCCGAGCGGCTGCCGGCGGGTCCATCGGTGCCGACCGTGATGGAGCTGCGCATCAGCGTGATGCCGATATAGGCCATGTAGGCGGCGCCGATGATCAGCAGCGGCGTGAACAGGATCGGCACGAAATGCATCAAGAGGCCGACACCGATCGCGCCGTTCAGCGTATGCACCACACCGCCCAGCATGATGCCGCCGGTCGCGGCAAGTCCTCGGTTGATGCCTCCGGTCAGGGAATTGGCAAGCACGAACAGCATGTCCATGCCGGGCACGATGATGATGCCGAGAAGCAGCAGAAAGAAAATCCAGAGATTTTGTGCGTAATCCACGTGTCAGTTGCCTATCGTTCATCGCGGGCAGGCCGCTACGGAAGCTGTTGATTTTCAAATCGATAGGCGGTCCTATAGGTCAGCCCAATTGACAGGGTATTGTCAGTAGCGATCAGGATCCCGAGGAAAAAATGCGCAAGGCATCGCGCCTGTTCGAGATCATCCAGATCCTGCGGCTGGCCAAGCGGCCGGTGACGGCGGCGACGATCGCCGAGCGGCTCGAGGTGACGACGCGCTCGATCTATCGCGACATCGCCGCGTTGCAGGCGATGCGGGTGCCGATCGAGGGCGGGCGCGGCATCGGCTATATCCTGCGCCCCGGCTTCGATCTGCCGCCGCTGATGTTTTCGATCGAGGAGATGGAGGCGATCGTCCTGTCGCTGGCGCTGCTGGAGCGCACCGGCGACAGCGAACTCAAGCAGGCGGCCAAGCGCGTTGGCGCCAAGATAGCCGGCGCTGTGCCGGCGCCGTTGCGCCAGACACTCGAGGCCAATGCCTTGCATGCGTGGGGTTTCGCGGCACCTTCGGCCTCGGCGATCGACCTGGCGCTGGTGCGCCGCGCCATCCGCGACGAAGAGAAGCTCGATCTCTCCTATCGCGACGAACAGGGCCGGCCGACGCAGCGCATCATCCGCCCCATCGCCCTCATCTATTACGCCGAGACCGCAAACATCGTCGCCTGGTGCGAGTTGCGCCAGGCGATCCGCAATTTCCGCAGCGACCGGATCGAGGATTGCCAGGCAACTGGCCTTTGGTTCAAGGGCGAAGGCGACCAGTTGCGGCAGATGTGGGTGAATGGGTGGGAAGCGAACACGCTGGCCGGCGGCGGGTAGAGCCTATCTCACATCAACCCAGCGCTTCTGGTCGAACGAACGTGCCATCGCATGCACCGTGCGCTCGATCTCCAGCCCTTCAGCGAAGTCGAGAATCCGCGCCGGCTTGCCGGCCAGCCGCATCAGCAGTTCGCGGCATTCGATGATCTTGAGATCGTTGAAGCCGAGGCCGTGGCCGGGCGCCGGAAGGAAGGCGTCGTAGGGCTTGTGGTGCGGCGCCACCAGGATGGTGCGGTAACCCTGTTCGGTCGGACGGTCCGCCGTGAGATAGAGCTGGAATTCGTTCATCCGCTCCTGGTCGAACAGGATCGAGCCTTTCGAGCCGAAAATCTGGATGGCGATGCGGCCCTTGCGGCCCCAGGCCGAGCGGTTGACCAGAAGCGTGCCGGCGATGCCGTTTTCGAGATGCATCAGCACGCTGGCGATATCGTAGGTCTCGACCGCGCGGCGGCCACCGGCCGTGAGCTTGCGGTCCGCATAGGGCTTGGCCATGTCGCAGATGACACTGGCAACGCGGCCGAACAGCACCGAGACCAGTGACAGCGGATGCACGGCGAAATCGTCGAGCGCGCCATAGCCGGAAGCAGCCTCGTGCTTCCAGAAGAACAGCGCTTCGGGATCGGCCATGAAATCCTCATCCATCTCGATGCGCAGATGGTTGACCTCGCCGATGATCTTCTCATCGAGCAGCGCGCCGATGTGACGGATGGCCGGGCTCTGGATGTAGTTGTAACCGAGTGCGGCGACCTTGCCGGATTTCTTCGCCGCAGCCGCCATGGCCTCGGCTTCCGTAAAGCTCGGCGCCATCGGCTTCTCGCACCACAGATGCTTGCCGGCTTCCAGAATGGCGATGGCCATTTCAGGGTGGAACTGGTTGGGCGTGGTCAGCGAGACGATGTCGACTTCGGGATCGTTGACGACGGCGCGCCAGTCGCCGGAGCCCTTGGCGAAGCCGAATTCGCTCGCCTTGCGCCGGGCGAGATCGTCATTGACCTCGCCAAGATGGACCAGTCTCGGCTTGTCCACATCTGGAAACACGGTGCCAACCGCATTCCATGCAATGGCATGGCACTTGCCCATGAAACCCGTACCGATAAGACCGACGCCGACCATTTCCACTGTCTCCGTGCCAAAATGCTTTCGTGGATGAATTAGTCCATTTTTCCTAGGAATGGAATGTCTGCCTCATTTTTTATGGCGTTCTTGCGCAAGCCCGTTATGATAGGGCAGGAGAGGACATCCATAGATGAGCCTGGGCAGAGCAACGATGGACGAACAGGTACCTCGCGACTTCGAGACATTGCGCGCCACGATCCTTGATCGCCGTGAAAGCCTGCCGAAACGCATCGCCCAGATCGCCGCCTATGCGTTGGACAACCCTGATGACATCGCCTTCGGCACCGCCGCCAGCATCGCCGCCTCGGCCGGCGTCCAGCCGTCAACCTTGATCCGCTTTGCCCAGCAGCTTGGCTTCGACGGCTTCACCAGCCTGCAGCAGGTGTTTCGCGAAAGGCTGCGCGAACGAAATTCCTCCTATGACGAACGGCTGCTCGCCTTGCGCGCAAAGGCCGAAGGCGGCGCCGGGCACCGGGCGATCTTCGACGGTTTCGTCGCCGCCGCCAGCACGTCGCTCAACGACATTTCGCGAACGCTGGACGAAGCGCATCTGGAAGATGCCATCGCCCTTCTGGCCAAGGCCGAGACAATCTATGTCTTGGCCAAGCGACGCTCCTACCCGGTGGCGTCCTACATCGCCTATGCGCTGGGCAAGCTCAAGATCCGCAACCAATTGATCGAATCGGCGGCTGGGCTCAACGCCGAGATGATCGGCTTCGCCACGCCGGCGGATGCCGTCATCGCCATCAGCTTCTCGCCCTACGCGCCGGCAACCATCGAGGAGGCGCGCGCCATTTCCGAGCAAGGCGTGCCGATCGTGGCCATCACCGACAGTTCGTTCTCGCCGCTCGCCCAGTTCGCAAAGGTCTGGTTCGAGGTCGCCGAGGCGGATTTCGCCGGCTTCCGTTCGCTGTCGGCGACGATGGCGCTGGCCATGGCGCTGACAGTCGGCGTCGGCGAGAAACGGCGCGACGCCGGCAAGAAGCGCAAGGCCTGACGAGGTCCCTCGCCGCTACTTTTCAGCAAAGGAACGGTCATTCCATATTGACTATGGATTGGAATTATTATTTCATATTGACGGCATCACGCTGTCGTTCGCGCGTGTTGTCAAAGACAACAAGGCCGATGGGAGGTTCGAATGGGCGAAGCCGTGGATACGAGACATGCGCCGCTCGACGTCATCACCATCGGTCGCGCCTCAGTCGACCTTTATGGCCAGCAGATCGGCTCGCGGCTGGAGGATATCACTTCCTTCGCCAAGTCGGTCGGCGGCTGTCCGGCCAACATTTCCGTTGGCACGGCAAGGCTCGGCCTGCGCTCGGCACTGCTCACCCGCGTCGGCGACGAGCAGATGGGCCGTTTCATCCGTGAGCAGCTGAAACGCGAAGGTGTCAATGTCGACGGGCTGAAGACCGACAAGGAGCGGCTGACCGCGCTAGTGCTGCTTTCGGTCGAGGACGAAGGCGTTTCGCCGATGATCTTCTACCGCAGCGACTGCGCCGACATGGCGCTGGCGCCGGAAGACATCGATGAGGCGTTCATTGCCTCTGCGCGGTCGATCGTCGTCACCGGCACGCATTTTTCCCGCCCCAACAGCGATGCCGCGCAGCGCAAGGCAATCCGCGCCATCAAGGCCGCCGGCGGCAAGGTGGTGTTCGACATCGACTACCGCCCCAACCTGTGGGGCCTTGCCGGTCACGCCGAGGGTTTCGAACGCTATGTGAAGTCCGACCGTGTGTCGGCCCAGTTGAAGACGGTGCTGCCCGATTGCGACCTCATCGTCGGCACCGAAGAGGAAATCATGATCGCGTCGGGCGCCGATGACTGCCTGAGCGCGCTGAAGACGATCCGCTCGCTGTCGGCGGCGACCATCGTTTTGAAGCGCGGCGCCATGGGCTGCATTGTCTACGACGGACCGATCAGCGACGATCTCGAAGACGGCATTGTCGGCAAGGGCTTTCCGATCGAAGTCTACAATGTGCTGGGCGCCGGCGACGCCTTCATGTCCGGCTTGCTGCGCGGCTGGCTGGGTGGCGAGGATCATGCAACGGCGGCGACCTGGGCCAATGCCTGCGGCGCCTTTGCCGTCTCGCGGCTGCTATGCGCGCCGGAATATCCGACCTTCGAGGAGCTGCAGTTCTTCCTCAAGAACGGCAGCAAGCATCTCGCCCTGCGCAAAGACGAAGCGATCAACCACATCCACTGGGCGACGACGCGCCGGCACGACATCCCCTCGCTGATGGCTTTCGCATGCGACCACCGCGTCCAACTCGAGGACGTCGCGGCGAAGGCCGGTGCCGATCCGTCGCGCATCCATGATTTCAAGGTGCTGACGGTGAAAGCCGCGGCCAAGGTCGCCGCCGGGCGCGCCGGCTACGGCATGCTGCTTGATGAGAAATTTGGCCGCGAAGCCATGTTCGAGTTCGCCCACCATCCCTTCTCCTGGCTGGGACGCCCGGTGGAACTGCCGGGCTCACGCCCGCTGCGCTTCGAATTCTCGCAGGATATCGGTTCGCAACTCACCGAATGGCCGGTGGAGCACTGCATCAAGTGCCTGTGCTTCTACCACCCCGACGACCCGGCGGAACTGAAGGCCGAGCAGCAGCAAAAACTGCGCTCGCTGTTCGAGGCCGCACGAAAAGTGGGCCGGGAACTTCTCATCGAGATCATCGCCGGCAAACATGGCAAGCTCGACGACACCACGATCCCGCGCGCGCTGGAAGAACTTTACGCCCTCGGCATCAAGCCGGACTGGTGGAAGCTCGAACCGCAGGCTTCGGCCGGCGCCTGGGCCAAGATCGAGGCGGTGATCCTAAAGCACGATCCCTGGTGCCGCGGCGTCGTGCTGCTTGGCCTGGAAGCGCCGCAAGATGAGCTGGAAGCAGCCTTTGCCGCCACAGCCAAGGCGCCAATCGTCAAGGGGTTTGCCGTAGGGCGCACGCTTTTCGTCCACGCGGCCGAACAGTGGCTGGCGGGCAGGATGTCGGACGACGAGGCAGTGGCCGACATGGCATCGCGCTTCGAGCAGCTGACCGACGCATGGCTTGCCGCGCGCGGCCGCAAAGCAGCATAACAGGCGCGTCACAGGGACCGCGGAGGAAACCAAGATGAGCAAGACAATCCGCCTGACGATGGCGCAGGCGCTGACCCGCTTTCTCAGCTGCCAGATGACCGAGATCGACGGCAAGACAATGCCGATCTTCGGCGGCGTCTGGGCGATCTTTGGCCATGGCAATGTCGCTGGCATCGGCGAAGCGCTCTACCAAGTGCGCGACACCTTGCCGACCTTCCGCGCTCACAATGAGCAGGCGATGGCTCATGCGGCGATCGCTTACGGCAAGGCCAATTTCCGCCGCCGCTTCATGGCCGCGACCTCCTCGATCGGCCCCGGCGCGCTCAACATGGTGACAGCGGCGGCACTGGCGCACGTCAACCGGCTGCCGGTTCTGTTCCTGCCTGGCGATGTCTTTGCCAACCGCATTCCCGATCCGGTGCTGCAACAGGCCGAGGATTTTTCCGACGGCACGGCGACGGTCAATGACTGCTTCCGTCCGGTGTCGCGCTATTTCGACCGCATCACGCGGCCGGAGCAGATCATCCCGGCGCTCAACCGCACCATGCAGGTGCTGACCGATCCGGCCGATTGCGGGCCGGTGACGCTCTCGCTTTGCCAGGATGTGCAAGCCGAGGCCTATGACTACCCCGAGAGCTTCTTTGCCGAGCGGCTTTGGTCTCCACGCCGTCCACGCCCGGATCGTCGCGAACTGGCGGCGGCGGTCGCGGCGCTGAAGGGCGCGAAGAAGCCGCTGGTGATCGCCGGCGGCGGTGTTCTCTATTCGCAGGCCTCGGACGAACTGGCGAAATTCGTGCAAGCCGCAGGCATTCCGGTCTGCGAGACACAAGGCGGCAAATCCTCGCTGCCGGACACCCATCCGCTCAACATGGCCGCTGTCGGCGTTACCGGCACTTCTGCCGCCAACAGGCTGGCCGAAGAGGCCGATGTGGTGCTGGCGGTCGGTACACGCCTGCAGGATTTCACCACCGGCTCCTGGGCGTTGTTCCGGAACACGAGCAAAACGATCATTGGCCTGAATGCGCAAGCCTTCGATGCCGGCAAACACTGGGCGCTGCCGCTGGTCGCGGACGCGGCTGAAGGACTGGCTGAACTCGGAGCGGCGCTGAAGGGCTGGAAAGCGCCCGCCGCCTGGACCGACAATGCCGCCAAAGGCAAGAAGGACTGGCAGGCGGATGCCGGCAAGGTGACGGCCTCGACCAACGCCGCCTATCCGTCCGACGCACAGGTGATCGGCGCCGTGCAGCGCGCGCTGGGTTCCGGTGTCACGCTGCTTCATGCCGCCGGCGGCTTGCCAGGTGAATTGCACAAGCTGTGGCAGGCCGGCGCACCGGGCTCCTACCACGCCGAGTATGGCTTCTCGACCATGGGTTACGAGATCGCCGGCGGGCTTGGCGCCAAGATGGCGAAGCCTGATCAGGAGGTCGTCGTCATGATCGGCGATGGCTCCTACCTGATGCTCAATTCCGAGATCGCCACATCGGTGATGCTCGGCTTGAAGCTGACCATCGTTCTGCTCGACAACCGTGGCTATGGCTGCATCAACCGGCTGCAGATGGCGACCGGCGGCGCCAACTTCAACAATCTCTTGAAGGACTCACGCCACGAGGTCCTGCCCGATATCGACTTTGCCGCGCACGCGGCAAGCATGGGCGCTATTGCGGAAAAGGTCTCCTCTATTGCCGGGCTGGAGACAGCACTTGCGCAGTCGAAGAAGAACGAGCGCACAACGGTGCTGGTCATCGACACCGATCCGCTGGTTTCCACCGAAGCCGGTGGCGCATGGTGGGATGTCGCGGTGCCGGAAGTGTCGGCTCGGCCCCAGGTGAACGCGGCGCGCAAGAAGTACGAAGACGCCTTGCAAGTGCCGCGGTCCTGACCCACCTGGCTTATGCTGACTGGGCATTGGCGAAACAAGAACTGAAATCGGAGTGACGACGTGAGAGCTAAACTGGGGATGTCCCCTATTGCCTGGTGGAACGACGATCTGGCCGAACTCAGCGATGACGTGTCGCTGGAGGAATGCTTGGCGCAGTCGCGTTCGGCGGGCTTCACCGGGATGGAGATGGGCCGCCGCTTCCCCAATGATCCCGATGTCATGCTGCCGATCCTGAAGAAGGCCGATGTGACGCTGTGCGGCGGTTGGTTCTCGGGCACGCTGGTCGACGAGGACCTGGCGAAGAACAAGGATCGCATCCAACCGATGATCGACCTGTTCAAGGCCGTGAACGCGCCTTGCATCGTCTATGGCGAAGTCGGCCGCTCGATCCAGGGTGACCGCTCGAAGCCGCTCGCCACCAAGCCGAAGCTCTCGGACGACGAGATGAAAGCCTATGCCGGGCGGCTGACGCGGTTTGGCGAATGGTGCGCCGAGCAAGGCATGCCGCTCTCCTACCACCACCACATGGCGGCGGTGGTAGAGACCGAGCCGGAACTCGATGCGTTCATGCGCCATTCCGGGCAAGGCATTCCACTGCTGCTCGATGCCGGCCACCTGGCCTTTGCTGGTGGCGACGTGCGGCGCGCCATCGACAACCATCACAACCGTATCAGCCATGTGCATGTGAAGGATGTCCGCATGGACGTGATCAACGGACTGGATCGCACGAAGCAGTCGTTTCTCGATGCCGTGGCGCTTGGCGCCTTCACCGTGCCGGGCGACGGGTCGCTGGACTTCGGCGCCATCGTCCAGCGGTTCGCGGATCATGGCTATGAAGGCTGGTTCGTGGTCGAGGCCGAGCAGGACCCTAGGAAGAACCCGCCGCTCAAGATGGCGCAGGTCGGCCATAAGGAGTTGATGCGGGTCATGACGGCCGCCGGCTACACCGTGGAGACGCAAGGCTTTCCCAATGCCTGATCAAGATGGGCCTGATCAAGATGGGCCTAACCAAAGTGGGCCGGATTGCAGTGGTTCTCGGTGATGACGGGTTGCTGTAGGCTGGTCCGATGAAAGACTATGAGCACCCGTTCTTCCGGCCGCTGTGGCGGCGCGTCGCCGTCGTCGCTGTCTGCCTGATCTGGTCGGCGATCGAGTTCGCCACCGGCACACCATTCTGGGGCGTGCTTGCGCTCGGTTTCGCCGGCTATGGCGTCTGGCAATTCTTCTATCTCTACAAGCCGGCCGATGAGAACAAGGCATCGGCAGAAGCCGACCCCAAGGAATAACCCGGAAGGAATCCAGAATGTCCAAGCTGCTCGTCAAAGCCAACAAGGGCCATGGCCGCGTCGCGCATGTGACGCCGCAGACTGCCGGCTGGACCTATGTCGGGTTCGATCTGCACCGGCTGAAGCGCGGTGAAACGGCAGCAGGCAAGACCGACGGCCGTGAAGTCTGCCTCGTGTTTGTCACCGGCAAGGGGACGGCCAAGGCGGACGGCAAGGATCTCGGCCTGCTCGGCCAGCGCATGTCGCCGTTCGAGGGCAAGCCATGGTCGGTCTATGTGCCTGAGGGATCGGACTGGTCGGTGACGGCGGACACCGATCTCGAACTGGCGGTCTGCTCCGCACCGGGCCTGGGCGGCGGCCTGCCGGTGCGCGTCATCGCGCCCGACGATCTCGGCCAGGAAGTACGCGGCAAGGGCACC contains the following coding sequences:
- the iolC gene encoding 5-dehydro-2-deoxygluconokinase; amino-acid sequence: MGEAVDTRHAPLDVITIGRASVDLYGQQIGSRLEDITSFAKSVGGCPANISVGTARLGLRSALLTRVGDEQMGRFIREQLKREGVNVDGLKTDKERLTALVLLSVEDEGVSPMIFYRSDCADMALAPEDIDEAFIASARSIVVTGTHFSRPNSDAAQRKAIRAIKAAGGKVVFDIDYRPNLWGLAGHAEGFERYVKSDRVSAQLKTVLPDCDLIVGTEEEIMIASGADDCLSALKTIRSLSAATIVLKRGAMGCIVYDGPISDDLEDGIVGKGFPIEVYNVLGAGDAFMSGLLRGWLGGEDHATAATWANACGAFAVSRLLCAPEYPTFEELQFFLKNGSKHLALRKDEAINHIHWATTRRHDIPSLMAFACDHRVQLEDVAAKAGADPSRIHDFKVLTVKAAAKVAAGRAGYGMLLDEKFGREAMFEFAHHPFSWLGRPVELPGSRPLRFEFSQDIGSQLTEWPVEHCIKCLCFYHPDDPAELKAEQQQKLRSLFEAARKVGRELLIEIIAGKHGKLDDTTIPRALEELYALGIKPDWWKLEPQASAGAWAKIEAVILKHDPWCRGVVLLGLEAPQDELEAAFAATAKAPIVKGFAVGRTLFVHAAEQWLAGRMSDDEAVADMASRFEQLTDAWLAARGRKAA
- the iolE gene encoding myo-inosose-2 dehydratase, coding for MRAKLGMSPIAWWNDDLAELSDDVSLEECLAQSRSAGFTGMEMGRRFPNDPDVMLPILKKADVTLCGGWFSGTLVDEDLAKNKDRIQPMIDLFKAVNAPCIVYGEVGRSIQGDRSKPLATKPKLSDDEMKAYAGRLTRFGEWCAEQGMPLSYHHHMAAVVETEPELDAFMRHSGQGIPLLLDAGHLAFAGGDVRRAIDNHHNRISHVHVKDVRMDVINGLDRTKQSFLDAVALGAFTVPGDGSLDFGAIVQRFADHGYEGWFVVEAEQDPRKNPPLKMAQVGHKELMRVMTAAGYTVETQGFPNA
- the iolD gene encoding 3D-(3,5/4)-trihydroxycyclohexane-1,2-dione acylhydrolase (decyclizing), producing MSKTIRLTMAQALTRFLSCQMTEIDGKTMPIFGGVWAIFGHGNVAGIGEALYQVRDTLPTFRAHNEQAMAHAAIAYGKANFRRRFMAATSSIGPGALNMVTAAALAHVNRLPVLFLPGDVFANRIPDPVLQQAEDFSDGTATVNDCFRPVSRYFDRITRPEQIIPALNRTMQVLTDPADCGPVTLSLCQDVQAEAYDYPESFFAERLWSPRRPRPDRRELAAAVAALKGAKKPLVIAGGGVLYSQASDELAKFVQAAGIPVCETQGGKSSLPDTHPLNMAAVGVTGTSAANRLAEEADVVLAVGTRLQDFTTGSWALFRNTSKTIIGLNAQAFDAGKHWALPLVADAAEGLAELGAALKGWKAPAAWTDNAAKGKKDWQADAGKVTASTNAAYPSDAQVIGAVQRALGSGVTLLHAAGGLPGELHKLWQAGAPGSYHAEYGFSTMGYEIAGGLGAKMAKPDQEVVVMIGDGSYLMLNSEIATSVMLGLKLTIVLLDNRGYGCINRLQMATGGANFNNLLKDSRHEVLPDIDFAAHAASMGAIAEKVSSIAGLETALAQSKKNERTTVLVIDTDPLVSTEAGGAWWDVAVPEVSARPQVNAARKKYEDALQVPRS
- a CDS encoding DUF3329 domain-containing protein; this encodes MKDYEHPFFRPLWRRVAVVAVCLIWSAIEFATGTPFWGVLALGFAGYGVWQFFYLYKPADENKASAEADPKE